Genomic segment of Malus domestica chromosome 15, GDT2T_hap1:
CCACCACTAGTGCGAGTATCATGTATTCTACAAATGCACTAGGTCATGCAAATAATCTTAGTCGTATGTTGAATATCCTTTTAGAAGGTTGTTTACtcttaaatgaaatacaaacgtcattttccaactGAATTTGGTTGACAAATTAAATGCTGAAAATCTTGTTTAGTAATCCTATTCAATTATATACCATACTTACTCTTTTCCCGACCAattataggtgatacctatatCCTTGAAGATGCTACAGTTAAGAGCAATATTACGGTTGAGTTGACTCCTTGCAGCCACCGAAGTACTTCCCTATATAACCATCTCATGTGCAACTTCCGGAAGGTACCTGCTGCTTCTTTGTATTCCCAAGCATGGCTAAAAATACGACTaagcatgaattgatttctcatGAACCAAGCAGGAGAGCAACCTTAAAAAAGAGGAAGGCTAGTTTCTTCAGAAAGCTGAATGAGATCACAACTTTATGCGGGGTTATTGCATGTGCTGTTATTTACAATACTTCTGATACCAAGGTGGATGTGTGGCCTTCCCATAGGAAGCATTTTATGTACTCGAAAAATTCAAGAATTTACCTGAAGAAAGGCAAGGTAAGTTCATGGTGGATCAAGAATCCTTTCTTAAGAACAATATATCCAAGCTGAACAGACAATTGGAAAAAGCGAAATTTAAGAATCAAGAACTTGATGAGAAGCTGCTTTTGATTGAATACCTGAAACTGGAAGGTAAGAATTTTCTTGATCCTGGTCGTCTTGAAAGTTTGATCGGACTTGATCATCAATTGGATAAAAGAATTGATTTCACTACTAAGCGGATTGAGTTCTTCGAGGGTGTGGGGCGCAACCAAGTTGATGCGGGAGTTGATTCTGATGAGATGGTGGCTATTTTGGTGTCTGGAGGTGTAGTAATTCAACCAATTCAAAATAAACTTTGTGAGCAGAGAGCATAGTATTGATGATACAGGTAATCCTATAAACCTTTAGCATTGTCCCAAATGTACTTTTATTTTCGTTTACCTGAATAAACGTAGTATTCATCTTTCAGTTATGCTCATAGCAAAGGTGTTTTaggttaagataattttcgcttTGATGTGTAATTTAAACAGGATTATGACTCCTTGAACGGCTTACAAGGGAAAATCACTCGTAAGATCACACAGTATGCCGCTGTTCATTCTGAAGCTTAGTTGCCTTGTATGGAAGAACTAACGGCTTCAAATGATCGAAGGCTAGTCCTTTCTTGTAGGCATATTTTAACAGTAGAAGGTTCACTGAGAAGGTACAGAATCTTTGATGTTTGCATTCTTTACACATGAGCCAATTTTTTGGTTCAGTAAAACAAGCATTCTTTTGGTCAATGACACATCTCAACATCTTTTATTTGGTTACTAAACGGGATCGATCCAAGAATGATTCTAAATGAGAGTAAGCCTTGACGTTACGAACATGTTGCTCCTCTGTGAAATATGCTGAAACAGCCCATTTGCAAAAGTGAAACAACCTATTAGCAAAAGTGAAGACAGACTGCCTACAATAGACGTTACCCAACCCTTGCAATGTTGAGAGCCTTGTTAGTTTAGGGTGTTGATTCGTTCACACGCAGTCTGTGTTAGTATCTTGACTAAGATGAAGGATCCGATACCCTCATCCAGGCGAAAACGAAAGGAAAAACACAGAAGATGTAGCCAGCGTTAGTTCATGTAACTTCACATAAGAACAAGTGCAGCATTCTGACTCCATATCTATCATTATAACTATGGAACAAGTATTGTATCGAAAGTTACCAAAAATATCAACTTTACAAACGCAAAAAAAAAGAACAGCATTAAAACACATAATTATCTGCGACAAGCAAAGAGATTCTCCGAATCCAAGTCCTTATCAACAGCATGAACTGGGGAGGTGCTGAGCAAGATACATTAGCTTTTACTGAAGAAGTTTCAGGTAAAACACACAAACCTAGACGATTGGAGTTTATAATGTATTGCACTGTACATACTATGATTTGAGCTAAATGCCTGTGTTTTGTCTTGTAGTGCATGCTCAAAAATAATTTAACTTATAAATTGGGTAGTGTCATCGAGTGCCTTTTAATAGTTATTGTCTATAGGTTTTGTTttcatcatattcatatgcttgctatgaaatgtttgaactaaattttatACTTATGATTATATTTGCATGTGATCTAATATTCTAGAGGATAGAGTGTTGGGCTTCTACCCATTTGTTTCGTGTTCGAAACTCTCATCCTATAATAGTTTTGAACATTCTCATTccctttaataataataaataaaaacattagCTAATACACCAAAAGGGTTAATTACACTAATACCCCTTGAGAAACCCCCTTAGGTTTGAAACATTACACTAACACCCCTTCATGTTTTAATTCACTTTCACATCCACCCCTTAAGGACCCCTTAAGTACGAAATTAAACTTGTAgttaattacataaaaataaaaatttatagataaataaatcacattcaaaaaattacatttaaacattaaaaggaaaaaaacaaaagaaatcctCTTGTAAGATTTATCAATGTGAAAAATCGGCATCTGGTTTCTCCAGAGGCTATTGATTTTCTAGATAAGCTTCTTCGATATGATCACCAAAAGCCTTACAGCAAAACAAGCAATGGCTATGCATGTTATTGAATCCTTCGGTAAAAAAGACATTGTATATATGCCCCTTTGTCCTTGGGTGGAGCATGTGAACACAAAGAGATCAACAGAGGAAAATATTTTTGTAGCTTAGGATGTTCGCTGCATCccttgttttcaaagttttaatGCTGATATTCTTTCTTTGAAAAGAGATGGAGGGTGGGGTGGGTGCAGGCTAAGAAATTGGAAGGGAATAAGAGATGCGATGATATATGATGTATGCATTTAGGGTGCTGGCTAAGAAATTGATAGGGAGGAAGGGATTCAATGAATATAAGATATGCATCTAgggttttttttaatgttttaatataattttcttattttgatttttgtcctatttatttataaaagtttttatttttaaataattaacgACAAGGGTGATTTCGTCCTTAAGGGGTGGATGTGAAagtgaattaaaacataaaGGGGTGTTAGTGTAATGTTTCAAACTTGAGGGGGCTTTGTGAAAAAACGATAAACCTCAAGGGGTGTTAGTGTGATTAACCCTACACAAAAATTTTATATTCTTCTTTCATATTATAAGCTTGTGTTCTTATGCTAAATTCTCCAATAGTcattgtgacgacccgtccctaattttacgtttttattaattttaaaagcgtggatttacgaaaatgccctagaggcaaggacttTGACTTCCATTGACCATCGTTTAGAGgaacgtatgacttattcttttagcgtatcctcgtagtactcgttggtacgaacgcataggcgaaagccgtttgcgagtccggattataacggtatagttacggacattTGAAATTTGTTATTTAAAGTTAGTTAAATAAATTGAACTCCCATCTTGTGGGAAAGAAGCCAATCAGCTTTCAGCAAGGAAATAAGGAACCAATCATATTATTTCTTTTGAGGACCAATCAGAaaagtggaaagaaaaaaaaaagggccaattaggaagagggagagaagcTCCCAACTTCTCCTTCCCGTCAACCCACACAACCCAGTTCGACCACTCACTTTCCAAGGCCAATTCCAGCCAACTCTAGTAGAGTTTTTtgacgccaccaccaccatcttgaagctctcattcccctctacaaaactcacccaagaaccaccttgattaaCCACGGTATGTGGCGGTTTGAGGCCACGAAAGTTGACGAAAATCAACAGTGTTACGGCCactcttttcaaattttcggcGAATCGGCAAAGCGATGGCCGATGCCACCACTTGggctttgtagcccatcatcccaggagCAAATCCTGACCAGCCTTGACCTTGTTGGACCACCGTAGATGACGAATCGACGCCGGGAAGCTTTAGGCACCCGCCGACTTTGTGGGCAAAATTGACCATCTTCCGTCCACTTTtggccttggccacaggtatgaaagttattcctctctttgagatcttcatttttgtgaaatttgagaatttttagaaatagtgaaaTTTTCCGGTGAACTGTGGCGGCTAGCCATTgcgtgcggcggcgcgtgggccGAAACCCCACCTTACCATGTTAGGCTAATTTGGATGCCCTGATTCCATATTTAACATCCGATTAACGAAATTCCATTGTTTGGGTATAATTTCTCTAAGGTCCGCTACTTGGACATTatgtgaatcgacgatccgaccgttggatcatcaccaaaccttAGTACTTtgtagtatgtaatatttgaggatcataggaacttacggatcaggaatccgacgtacggatctttccaaattagatttgtaagttcgtaaaataaaacgtcgGCCGCCACTTAATTGTAGCAATTGGTGGAGATTCGACTGTTGGATCGTTCcaaaactttaggatgttgttctagaagcataatgtggatctttggaagttacgaATCGGAAATCCAAggtacggatcttccggatcgaattaCGTAGGGTGTGGGGCGCAACCAAGTTGATGCGGGAGTTGATTTTGATGAGATGATGGCTATTTTGGTGTCTGGAGGTGTAGTAATTCAACCAATTCAAAATAAACTTTGTGAGTAGAGAGCATAGTATTGATGATACAGGTAATCCTATAAACCTTTAGCATTGTCCCAAATGTGCTTTTATTTTCGTTTACCTGAATAAACATAGTTTCCATCTCACTTTTAATTGCTTCCTTCCATAAAGGAGCCCCAGAAGAAGACATTGCTTCTTTAAAAATTCTAGGTTCATTCTCGGAtaagaaagcaatgaaatctggtccaaagtttttagaaactttgattctttttcctcttcttggcTTCATCATGACTATGATCATGAACTCTCTTTGTATTAGAACCAGATTCCTTTTCTTTGTAAGGGAATATATCCTCAAAGAATTCTGCATCCGCTGATTCTAATATAGTGTTAACATGTATGTCAGAAATCGAAGATTTCACAAGAAGGAACCTATAAGCagcactattatttgcatatccaATGAATACGCAATCAATAGTTTTAGGTCCTAGTTTCGTTCTTTTTGGTAACGGAACTTGCACCTTTGCTAAGCAACCCCACACTTTGAGGGTTTTATAAGTGGGTTTATGTCCTTTCCATATCTCATAAGGTGACTCATCAATCTTTTTTAGAGGAACCTTATTCAATATGGTATTTGCAGTAAGTAAAGCTTCACCCCACAAACTGTGTGGAAGCCTAGAACTATTTAACATGGAATTAATCATATCTTTGaatgttctattttttctttcggcaacaccattttgttgtggtgtgtatggAGCCGTTGTTTGATGTATAATTCCATGTTGTGCACAAAAATCTGAGAAGGCAGTAGACTCATACTCTCCTCCTTTATCGGATCTAAGTGCtttgatttttctctcaagttgattttcaacttcggctttatatgtcttaaacatatTCAAAGCTTCGTCCTTGCTATGAATCAAATAAACATAGCAATACTTACTGCAATCATCAATGAAAGTGACATAATAATTCTTTCCTCCACGACTTGGTGTGGATTTAAAGTCACAAATATCACTATGAATTAATCCAAGTAATTCATTTGCTCTTTCCAAAATTGACTTTCTCGTTTGCCtagcaaattttgattcagtacatgtttcacacttatgattaaaattaatttcgaatttaggTAATAATTCTAATTTAACCATTCTATGCATAGAACGAAAATTAAAATGTCCTAATCTAGCATGCCAAATATTAGAAGACTCAACAATATAAGTAGAAgcatttattttattagcatCATCAATGGCAATTACATTGAGTTTCACAAGGCCATCAGCCACATAACCCTTGGTAAGTACAAATTTGTTGGATTCCATTACAAGTTTAAAGCCCTTAGCAATTAGAATTGGTCCAGAAACCAAGTTCCTCCTCATTTCAGGAACATGCAGCACATTCAGCAAGGTCAAACTTTTCCCAGATGTGAATTTGAGTACCACCTTGCCATATCCCTCCACCGCAGATGAGGCAGAATTGCCCATATACAGCTTTTCTCCAGGGGCAGCAGGGTGATATTCTGTGAACAGATTTCTGTCAGCGCAGATGTGCTTTGTAGCACCAGTATCCATCAACCATTCACTCACATTGGAGACCATGTTAACCTCGGACACAACAACAACCAATTCTTCATCGGTGATTGCCAGGTTAAcatggttgttgttgtttccgTGGCCATGATTTCTATCCTTGcgatgataacaatcttgtgcctTGTGACCAGATTTGCCACACACATAGCAGGCGCCCTTAATCTTCTTCAGATTCTTGCCTTTAGGAGCAAGGGCAGattgcacaaactgcttggtttTCGGAGCAGGAGCCTTATTTTTTTTCGGCTTAGCTTTGGAGTTTCCTCCCTCAACATAATTCGCATTGGCTTCAATGGCCGCAAACCCTCCAGAACGGTCTGCCTTTCTGTGGTCTTCTTCCACACGTAGCCTCAGAATCAAATCCTCCATATTCATCTCACGACGCTTGTGCTTGAGATAAATTTTGAAGTCATTCCAGGAAGTTGGCAATTTCTCGATTATCACCCCAACTTGGAAATGCTCATTGATCTCGCATCCCGCAGAATGCAATTCATAGATCCTGGATTTCTTCGACCTGAGAAACAACAGATTTGGAATCTACCATTGTATATTTGAGAAACTTACCGAtaacaaatttctttgaaccgGCATCATCAATCTTATACTTTTTCTCTAGGGATTCCCACAACTCCTTCGCTGTCTTGCACAAAGAATAAATGTCGTAGAGATTGTCATCCAAACTATTCAGGATATAGTTTCTGCAACAAAACTCGGAATGATTCCAAGCTTCAATTGCCATGACAGTCTCTCTTGTTATTGGATTCTCATCCAAACTATTCAGATTTTTATCTTCTGAGTATTTTGGCACAGCACCATTCACATTTACAGATTGTTGATCcataaatttctgtttcaagattgttggatataagtcaacaatctgtgatttaAATATAGATATGCTAATAAACAATAAAtgcaaatataaaaattaacagagtatcaaaaaacaaaaatataaaacaaataacttgaagatcgaggcttgcgtaccgcaatgtccttgaaacaaaaatttcgtccctactcagtgcttgtagttctacggacgtctgcttcaccaggattcaacgatctaagtcAAAAATTCCAGCATCGGAAAATTGACTTCTGGCGAATATTAATGTGGTTCTCTCAGAAATGATGTTTATGATTGCAGGAGaagatttatgatttttctgtgtcctaaatgccatgcagatggatgtatatataatgtgattatacatgttcgcaacaggtatgagGAAGGGATGcatctgttgggagacatctgctgaaaatggtgtttttgtttctgcgttttcacacttcagacttcatctgaaaagatgagtctgttggaaaaaataattaattaattaatataaattcgaaattaaaaataattaattatttccgaaaataattaattaatttaattgttaGAGCCTAAagccccaaggcccaaggcccatcttttgacaattaaatatatattaaatatatattaattataattaattatatatattaattaccaattaattagtacaccccaaagcctaaccccaagggtgagcccaattttagtctctaggcctattactccaatcactttctataaaggacaaagccttataaagtgataaaatcttttgagaatggccaatgtgggacaaagaaatttctactcaaactgctcaaatttccaacaaggTGTTTTaggttaagataattttcgcttTGATGTGTAATTTAAACAGGATTATGACTCTTTGAACGGCTTACAAGGGAAAATCACTCGTAAGATCACACAGTATGCCGCTGTTCATTCCGAAGATTAATTGCCTTGTATGGAAGAACTAACGGCTTCAAATGATCGAAGGCTAGTCCTTTCTTGTAGGCATATTTTAACAGTAGAAGGTTCACTGAGAAGGTACAGAATCTTTGATGTTTGCATTCTTTACACATGAGCCAATTTTTTGGTTCAGTAAAACAAGCATTCTTTTGGTCAATGACACATCTCAACATCTTTTATTTGGTTACTAAACGGGATCGATCCAAGAATGATTCTAAATGAGAGTAAGCCTTGACGTTACGAACATGTTGCTCCTCTGTGAAATATGCTGAAACAGCCCATTTGCAAAAGTGAAACAACCTATTAGCAAAAGTGAAGACAGACTGCCTACAATAGACGTTACCCAACCCTTGCAATGCTGAGAGCCTTGTTAGTTTAGGGTGTTGATTCGTTCACACGCAATCTGTGTTAGTATCTTGACTAAAATGAAGGATCTGATACCCTCATCCAGGCGAAAACGAAAGGAAAAACACAGAAGATGTAGCCAGCGTTAGTTCATGTAACTTCACATAAGAACAAGTGCAGCATTCTGACTTCATATCTATCATTATAACTATGGAACAAGTATTGTATCGAAAGTTACCAAAAATATCAACTTTACAAACGCAAAAAAAAGAACAGCATTAAAACACATAATTATCTGCGACAAGCAAAGAGATTCTCCGAATCCAAGTCCTTATCAACAACATGAACTGGGGAGGTGCTGGGCAAGATACACAAGATGCCAGCTAAGAGCcattaggtcatctccaaccgaagagtccagagggccgaaaatagctcgAAAACCGTCTCTAACagagggctaggccaaagggcttgtgGGGCCGACAGAATCTGAAAGAGCCAAAAGGCCAGAGGGCTGGCTCCTTCCAACCAACCAGCCAGCCCTGGGCTGGCCAGAATTTTGCTTAAAACTGTTGGATTTCCTGTctgatataaccgacaggaataatttactgtcggttataaccgacacgaaTAGTAATGGCTAAacaggaattttttttattaattgcacttgtgtcggttataaccgacacgaaTAGTAATTTGAATTGCAatcgtgtcggttataaccgacatgaatagtatgaaaaatttgaatacaacggctagctgagtcagctagccgttgtattcaaattttttttttttatgaatttaaaccttttttttctatttttaaattctatttttttttctataacttcctataacttctattttacaaaatttgtttcatattttttttaaattctatttttttccaataacttctattttacaaaatttggttcatattttttttaaattccatttttttttcctataacttcctttttacaaaatttgtttcatatttttttaattccatttttttttcctataacctcatttttacaaaatttgtttcatattttcttaattccatttttttttcctataacttcctttTTACacaatttgtttcatatttttttaattccatttttttttcttataacttcttttttacaaaattt
This window contains:
- the LOC103416303 gene encoding LOW QUALITY PROTEIN: agamous-like MADS-box protein AGL80 (The sequence of the model RefSeq protein was modified relative to this genomic sequence to represent the inferred CDS: inserted 1 base in 1 codon; substituted 1 base at 1 genomic stop codon), whose amino-acid sequence is MAKNTTKHELISHEPSRRATLKKRKASFFRKLNEITTLCGVIACAVIYNTSDTKVDVWPXPXEAFYVLEKFKNLPEERQGKFMVDQESFLKNNISKLNRQLEKAKFKNQELDEKLLLIEYLKLEGKNFLDPGRLESLIGLDHQLDKRIDFTTKRIEFFEGVGRNQVDAGVDSDEMVAILVSGGVVIQPIQNKLCEQRA